The Stenotrophomonas maltophilia genome includes a region encoding these proteins:
- a CDS encoding ArsR/SmtB family transcription factor, whose amino-acid sequence MVHTSGSLVSVGALVGDQARAAMLLQLMDGRAYTAMELARVAGVTPQTASTHLRRLVEGDLLVAVAQGRHRYHRLASNEVAEMLEGILRVADRTPSCTAAAARSMPALREARSCYRHLAGVHAVAITDRLLQAGHVLPCEGHW is encoded by the coding sequence ATGGTCCACACCTCCGGTTCCCTTGTCAGTGTCGGTGCCCTGGTCGGGGACCAGGCGCGTGCCGCCATGCTGCTGCAGTTGATGGATGGACGGGCCTACACCGCGATGGAGCTGGCGCGCGTGGCCGGGGTAACGCCGCAGACGGCGAGCACGCACCTGCGCAGGCTGGTCGAGGGCGACCTGCTGGTGGCGGTGGCGCAGGGGCGTCATCGCTACCACCGGCTGGCATCAAACGAGGTGGCAGAGATGCTCGAAGGCATCCTGCGCGTGGCCGACCGTACCCCTTCCTGTACCGCTGCGGCCGCGCGCAGCATGCCTGCACTGCGCGAGGCGCGTTCCTGCTATCGGCACCTGGCCGGCGTGCACGCGGTCGCCATCACCGATCGCCTGCTGCAGGCGGGGCATGTACTGCCATGCGAAGGGCATTGGTAG
- a CDS encoding AAA family ATPase: protein MQHPSSADGGATLHLLCGKIGAGKSTLSQQLAANPRHVLISEDAWLATLHPGEIHSVADYLQRAATLRSVLTDHLRTLLRAGVSVVLDFPFNTPASRAWAREVFSPVGAAHQLHFLDIADEVCKARLRARNACGEHPFEASDEEFEQITRHFVAPAAEEGFMVMRYTEAGPA from the coding sequence ATGCAACACCCTTCATCCGCCGATGGCGGCGCAACCCTGCACCTGCTGTGCGGCAAGATCGGCGCAGGAAAATCGACGTTGTCGCAACAGCTGGCGGCCAATCCTCGCCACGTATTGATCAGCGAAGATGCCTGGTTGGCCACGCTGCACCCGGGTGAAATCCACTCCGTCGCCGATTATCTGCAGCGCGCAGCCACGCTGCGCAGCGTGCTGACCGATCATCTGCGTACGCTGCTGCGGGCCGGCGTCTCGGTGGTGCTCGATTTTCCATTCAATACGCCCGCCAGCCGCGCGTGGGCACGTGAAGTGTTCTCGCCAGTGGGCGCCGCGCATCAACTGCACTTCCTCGATATCGCCGACGAGGTCTGCAAGGCGCGGCTGCGTGCACGCAATGCATGCGGCGAGCATCCCTTCGAGGCCAGCGATGAGGAATTCGAGCAGATCACCCGCCACTTCGTTGCACCGGCCGCAGAAGAGGGTTTCATGGTGATGCGCTACACCGAGGCAGGCCCGGCATAG
- a CDS encoding LysR family transcriptional regulator translates to MLDLRQLRYFVAVAEDEHVGRAAERLHISQSPLSRQIAQLEERLELQLFERSQQRIRLTADGRTFLAEARALLTHANRLESLARRLGRGDEGGLCIGYLEYAMHSGVLPTALRELRGDRPAVHIALYNQQSDVQLEGLRQRSLDIALVCEPPAFDDPDLEATQVLNDPMLLALPAGHPLATAETITPADLASQQWIGVMHRENALRHDTFIAACAKAGFTPTIAMEATEPLAALGLVAAGLGLTTVQQSLDHQAPDGVVLRELPWFSYRTPLWAAWHRINLRPLVETFRRTLVRTATEGKPAFGD, encoded by the coding sequence ATGCTCGACCTCCGCCAACTGCGCTACTTCGTGGCCGTCGCCGAAGATGAACACGTCGGCCGCGCTGCCGAGCGCCTTCACATCTCCCAATCCCCGCTCAGCCGGCAGATCGCCCAGCTGGAGGAACGGCTGGAGCTGCAGCTGTTCGAACGCTCGCAGCAGCGCATCCGGCTGACCGCCGATGGCCGTACCTTCCTGGCCGAGGCGCGGGCCCTGCTGACCCATGCCAACCGGCTGGAATCGCTGGCACGCCGGCTCGGCCGCGGCGACGAAGGCGGCCTGTGCATCGGCTATCTGGAGTACGCGATGCACTCCGGCGTATTGCCGACCGCCCTGCGCGAACTGCGCGGCGATCGCCCGGCGGTGCATATCGCGCTCTACAACCAGCAGTCGGACGTGCAGCTGGAAGGCCTGCGACAACGCAGCCTGGACATCGCCCTGGTCTGCGAACCACCCGCGTTCGACGATCCAGACCTGGAAGCCACGCAGGTGCTGAACGATCCGATGCTGCTGGCGCTGCCGGCCGGCCACCCATTGGCCACTGCAGAGACCATCACGCCCGCGGATCTGGCCAGCCAGCAGTGGATCGGCGTGATGCACAGGGAAAACGCACTGCGCCATGACACCTTCATCGCCGCGTGTGCGAAAGCCGGGTTCACCCCGACCATCGCCATGGAAGCGACCGAGCCACTGGCCGCGCTTGGCCTGGTTGCCGCCGGCCTGGGCCTGACCACCGTCCAGCAGAGCCTGGATCACCAGGCGCCGGACGGCGTGGTGCTGCGCGAGCTGCCGTGGTTCAGCTACCGCACACCGCTGTGGGCGGCCTGGCACCGCATCAACCTGCGCCCTCTGGTCGAAACCTTCCGCAGGACGCTCGTGCGCACCGCCACCGAAGGCAAGCCGGCATTCGGCGACTGA
- a CDS encoding alpha/beta hydrolase family protein — protein sequence MRPLLRCALALGLLHASTASLAAPTTAPRTLSGELQGAPWRLDVPADWNGDLVMLAHGYEPVGVPRTTPMAAGDSTAALLGAGYAVAQSAYSSQGWAVAEAITDMEHLRQHALGELKRVRHTWMLGFSMGGAVTIGSLELFPQHYAGGVSLCGANLSGEQIAADLLTTLVAFDYFFPKAEGLPVTGLASREAAMLPQSELYQGIATALQRDPAHAALLAQRLQVSPDEVAGTISLHALVLHELATRSGGMPVGNRGMVYSGFGDDAAFNAGVRRIDAVPAAQARVRATLALTGALQRPLVIQFNHNDPTIVPHMQTVYPQLAAHAGARPAPRVLPSVGEGHCGFSEAQVVDALKTVQR from the coding sequence ATGCGCCCCTTGCTTCGATGTGCCCTCGCCCTTGGCCTGCTGCATGCTTCGACGGCATCGCTGGCAGCACCAACCACGGCACCACGCACGCTCAGCGGCGAGCTGCAGGGCGCCCCCTGGCGGCTGGATGTACCGGCAGACTGGAACGGCGACCTGGTGATGCTGGCCCATGGCTATGAGCCCGTGGGCGTGCCACGCACCACGCCGATGGCCGCCGGTGACAGCACCGCAGCACTGCTGGGCGCGGGCTACGCCGTCGCGCAGAGCGCGTATTCCAGCCAAGGCTGGGCGGTGGCCGAGGCGATCACCGACATGGAACACCTGCGACAGCATGCCCTGGGTGAACTCAAGCGCGTGCGACACACCTGGATGCTGGGCTTCTCGATGGGTGGTGCCGTAACCATTGGCAGCCTCGAGCTTTTCCCGCAGCACTATGCCGGTGGTGTGTCGCTGTGCGGCGCCAATCTCAGTGGCGAACAGATCGCAGCCGACCTGCTGACCACACTGGTCGCGTTCGATTATTTCTTCCCCAAGGCTGAGGGGCTGCCGGTCACCGGGTTGGCGTCGCGCGAAGCAGCCATGCTGCCCCAGAGCGAGCTTTACCAGGGCATCGCCACCGCGCTGCAACGCGACCCGGCGCATGCCGCGTTGCTGGCGCAGCGGCTGCAGGTTTCCCCCGATGAAGTGGCCGGCACGATCAGCCTGCACGCCTTGGTCCTGCACGAGCTGGCCACACGCAGCGGTGGCATGCCGGTCGGCAACAGGGGCATGGTCTACAGCGGCTTCGGCGATGACGCCGCATTCAACGCCGGGGTGCGGCGCATCGATGCTGTACCTGCCGCGCAGGCCAGGGTGCGCGCGACGCTGGCGCTGACCGGCGCACTGCAGCGCCCGCTGGTGATCCAGTTCAACCACAACGACCCGACCATCGTGCCGCACATGCAGACGGTGTATCCGCAGTTGGCCGCACACGCCGGTGCGCGGCCAGCGCCACGGGTACTGCCATCGGTGGGCGAAGGACATTGTGGCTTCTCTGAAGCACAGGTTGTCGATGCCTTGAAGACAGTGCAACGCTGA